One Nostoc sp. UHCC 0302 DNA window includes the following coding sequences:
- a CDS encoding RNA-binding protein translates to MSIRLYIGNLPKEEIDRQELQAVFAEEGDAVTTKLIKDRKTGKCRGFGFLTVNNDEQADQIIEKYNGQLFKDTAIKLEKALPRTKGDEGEEQAPKAASHPSANPTPSPNKEGSRREKSSKKPRRGGGGSRETSTATDSDAIRPDPRWASELEKLKQMLAAQTTN, encoded by the coding sequence ATGTCCATTCGTCTATATATAGGTAATTTGCCAAAAGAAGAAATAGATCGTCAGGAGCTCCAAGCAGTTTTTGCAGAAGAAGGTGATGCTGTCACCACTAAACTAATAAAAGACCGCAAAACTGGCAAATGCCGTGGTTTTGGTTTTCTTACAGTCAACAATGACGAACAAGCTGATCAAATAATAGAAAAGTATAATGGTCAGTTGTTTAAAGACACTGCTATTAAGCTAGAAAAGGCATTACCTCGTACAAAGGGTGACGAAGGTGAAGAGCAAGCACCCAAAGCTGCTAGTCATCCTAGTGCTAACCCGACTCCTAGCCCTAATAAAGAAGGCAGCCGTCGTGAGAAAAGCTCTAAGAAACCTCGTCGCGGTGGTGGTGGTTCCCGTGAAACCAGCACTGCTACAGATTCAGATGCTATTCGTCCAGATCCCCGTTGGGCTTCTGAATTAGAAAAGCTCAAGCAGATGCTAGCTGCACAAACTACCAATTAA